Within Myxococcales bacterium, the genomic segment TTGTTCGAGCACAGGCATATGACCTCCTTTCCCTCTAGGATAATGGCGGGGCCGATCGGTCCCGTGATGGTTAAGGGAGAACGAAGCAATCCCGCTTGGGAAAGCGCGTCGAGCGCCTGTTGGACGTGTTGTACGAGGCTCATGACGACGAACCGCATGGATATAGCTCAGAACGCGCGGCTTGAGAACATGGGCCCGTGGCTCAAATGTTTCACGTGAAACGCGCGGTTTTTGATTGAATAGCCAGGGCCGCAGGCTTAACTTAGGGTCACGATGAGCGAACCTGACTTCTATAAAGTACTCGGCGTTTCGAAGACTGCGGATGCTCCGCAGATAAAAGCCGCTTACCGAAAGCTCGCGAGAGAGCTTCATCCCGACCGTAACCCCGGCAATAAGAGCGCCGAAGACCGATTCAAACAGGTCTCCCGCGCTTACGAAGTCTTAGCTGACCCAAAGAAGCGCAAGCTTTTTGATGAATTTGGGGAGGTCGGGCTCAAAGAGGGTTTCGATCCGGAACAGATGCGGCAGTATCAACGGTGGGGCGGGGGAGCAAATGTTCCGCGTGAAGGCGGCTTTCAATGGAGCGGCAATCTCGAAGACCTTTTGCGGGGCGCAGGAGGAAGCGGGGGGGGCTCGGTCGGGGACATATCGGATATCTTTGGGAATTTTACCGGCCGTGCTGGCCGGCGGCAGCCGCGCAGTATGCCGGGTCGCGACATTGAGACCTCGATCACGTTGCCATTCATGGAAGCGATTCGGGGCGGGGAGAAGGACGTGAGTTTTCAGGACCCAGGCACGGGACGGCCAAAGCGTCTCCGGATTCGAGTTCCTGCGGGGATAGAGGATGGCCATACGCTGCGCTTGCGGGGTCAGGGCCTCGAGGGTACAAACGGTGGTCCGCCAGGCGATCTGATGGTCAAGGTGGACATAGGGCCCCACCCATTCCTATGGAGAGAAGGGCGAGAATTGCACATGAAAGTGCCGGTGACGGTGCCCGAGGCTTGGCGCGGCGCAAAGGTTTTGGTGCCTACGCCGCAAGGAGAGGTGTCTTTGCGTATCCCTCCAGCCACGCAAGGGGGGGCCATTCTACGCCTGAAAGGCAAGGGTATCACCTTCGGACGCGGGAAAACGGGCGATTTGTTCGCCCATATACAAATTGGTATCCCCAAAGACACGTCTCACGCGGAAGGTATCACGGATGCAATCGCCGCCTTGGAAAAGGCATACGACCACGACATACGCGCCGCGCTGAAGTTATGAGCGATTTAAGCGCATGTTTCACGTGAAACACACTCTTTTATACGATATATATGTATAATTACACCTCTGCTGTAATTCGCACACAGTGGGGCCAGATTATGCTATTTCGTCCTCATGGCCGCCTTGGTGGATTTACAGAACCTGCCCGCTCACATCGCGGTGGTTATGGACGGAAATGGCCGCTGGGCAGAGCGTCAACATCAACACAGGACGTTTGGCCATCAGAGTGGTAGCGAAGCTGTCCGACGGACGGTGAGAGCAAGCCGCCGACTCGGAATTCGCGCCCTGACATTGTACGCTTTCAGTGAACAAAATTGGCAGCGCCCAAGCAGCGAGATCGAAATCTTAATGCAGCTTCTCGAAGAATTTTTGGCGAAGGAACGCGAGGAGGTGATTCAGAATCAGATCCGGTTTATTCCTCTTGGGCGTACGGGTCGTCTGCCTCAGAAGTTGGTCACATTACTCCGTGCGCTTGAAGAAGAAACGCGTCACATGAGCGGCATGGCACTCGCGATTGCGCTTTCCTACGGAGGACGTGAAGAGATTGCTGATGCAGCGCAGAGCTTAGCGCGGCAAGTGGAGCAAGGCTCTCTTCGCGCCGAGCAGGTTACGCTGAGCGCGCTTGAGAACACGCTCCCGTCGATGCAAGTCGGTGAAGTAGACTTGTTGATTCGCACAGGCGGCGAACAGCGCATCAGCAATTTCCTTTTGTGGGGCGCAGCATATGCTGAGCTCTATTTCAGTCAGACGTTTTGGCCAGATTTCGGGGAGAGGGATCTCTACGAAGCTATCTGCGCCTATCAATCTCGGGAGCGCCGATACGGAAAGCTGAGCCGGGCTGAATCGGTTCCCCTGCTGACTTCAAACGCCGATGGAGTGACCTCTTAGCCGGCCATGCGGTCAAATCTTACCAAACGCCTGCTTTCAGCAGCGGTGATGATCCCTCTGGCGCTGTGGATAATTCTCGGTGCGCCACCCTACGTGTTTGTCGCAGCGGTGGGTCTGTGCGCAGCCTTTTGCACTTGGGAATTGCTTCGGATGGTGTACCCCGAGCTACGTCGGCTACAGATATTGGGTGCGCTGATTGCGCTCGCCGGCTTTTTGGTAAGTCGCTATGCGGAAAATAATACCGATCTGATCGCCGTCTGGACGCTGCTCTTGATGTTGCTGGCGATTGTAGGATTATTAAGCCTCGGCAAGCGTTCTGAATATCACTCCAAGGTGGCGTGGCTTTTGTTGCCGCCCTTCTATATCGGATTGCCCTTGATAACGCTTGCGTGGTTGCATGCGGAGCCAGACGGTCCTCAATGGGTCATTCTTGCACTCACCTTGGCATTCGTGGCGGATACCGGTGGATATATCGTTGGGCGCCTTTGGGGCAAGGACAAGCTTGCCCCCTATATTTCTCCCAACAAAACCATCCAAGGTGCATTGGGCGGCTTGGGCGGGAGTGTGCTCGCCGCGCTGATTGCGCACGCATGGTACTTGCCAAACATTCCACTCTTGAACGCAATAATGCTGGGGATCGTAGGCGGCGCCTGCGGACAGGCTGGAGACCTCTTTGAGTCACTGATCAAGCGCGGCTTTGCCGTCAAGGACAGCAGTCACTTGATACCGGGTCATGGTGGTCTCTTGGACCGCTTGGACGCCGTGCTTTTTACCTCCGCCTGCACATGGTTGTATGTGCAATTATGACGCGCGTGCGCCAAAGCCTACCGGGACTTTATGTTGACGGGTGGAAGAGGGAATTCTATAGCAGTTCCGCGGGTAGGGTAGAGGCATTGGGTCAAGGAGTGGTTTACAATGAATACTGAGCGTTATCAGTTTTTTGACGTCATTCAGGGCTATTTGGAAAAAGCTGCGGCGTTGATCCAGTTGCCGCCGCATGTCGCCAAACTGCTCGCGCAACCTAAGAACGAGTTGATCGTATATTTTCCCGTTCAGATGGACAGCGGCGAGATCCGCGTGTTCAAAGGATACCGCATCCAACACAACAATCTTCTCGGGCCTTATAAGGGGGGCCTTCGCTATCACGAGACGGTCTCTTTGGATGACCTCAAGGCACTTGCCTCAATGATGACGTGGAAATGCGCTTTGATGGAGATACCGTTCGGCGGAGCCAAAGGGGGCGTCAAAGTTAACCCTCGCGACCTTTCCACCGACGAATTGATGCGCCTTACCCGACGCTTCACCCATGCGTTGGGTTCCAATATTGGCCCAGATTACGATATCCCAGCGCCCGATGTCGGTACCAATGCGCAGATCATGGTCTGGATGATGGACACGTATATGAACACCATCGGGCATGTGGAAAAGAATGCCCAGCGGCGCATTGTAACCGGCAAGAGCATCACCTCGGGTGGCTCCCACGGCCGCGAGAAGGCAACGGCTCAAGGTGTCGTTCACTGCATTACCGAATGGGCGCGTGAGCAGCGTATGGATTTGGAAGCCAAGACGGCTATTGTTCAGGGTTTTGGCAACGTCGGTTCAAACACTGCGATGTTGCTGGCCAAGCTCGGAGTTTCCACGCTGGCGGTGGGAGACCATAGTGGGTACATGCAGAATCCTGAAGGGTTCAATCCACATAAGTTGGCCGAGTATTGTAAACAACACGGTTCCATCGATGGATATCCTCAAGGCCAACCGTGTAGCCGTGAGGCGTTTTTTGCGACAAAGGCTGACATCTTTGTGCCGGCCGCGTTAGAGAATCAGGTGGGGGAAGAGGAAGCGCATCTGCTCGATGTGCGACTTGTTGCGGAGGGTGCCAACGGCCCAACCAATCCCAAAGGAGAAATAATCTTGCAGGAGCGCGGGATTGACATCATTCCAGACATTCTCGCCAACAGTGGCGGCGTCACAGTCAGCTACTATGAGTGGGTGCAGAACCGCCGAAGCGAGACATGGGATCTGGAAGAAGTCGATGAGCGTTTGGAGAAGGCAATGAAGCGAGCCTATCAACGGGTGTCTTTGATGGCGAGACAGCTTAACTGCAGCAAGCGGCTTGCGTGCTATGGACTGGCGCTTCATGCGCTAAAGGCCGCATACATGGAACGCGGCATTTTTCCTTAGGCGCGCACTTTCAGCATCATTTGCCGGAGTAGGCTAAATATGGTGTAAGCGCTACATGGGGAGTGGCGCGCACGCTGCTGCGACATGCAGGATCATGGTATCTCCCCTGCTCATTCGTGCGTGGATTTGCTTCGCAGGGATCTCGATGCTTGGCGCATGTCCGTCCGCTGCCTTGGCCCAGACGCCCCCGGGATTGCCGGTGAAAAACCGGGAAGCCGTGGCCGCAGGAAACATCCGCTATGTGCTCGAATCTATTAAGATTTCCGGCAACCATCATACTGCCACGCGTGTGATCGAAGACTACCTAGAGCTGCGTTCAGGAGATGTTCTCGATGTAGAGGACCCGCGACTTGTGGCGGTGCGCTGGAGGTTACTGGGAACGGGTTATTTCGACACGGTGCGGCTAGAGCTTGCTCGCGGCAGTCGGCGTGGACGGGTGGTGTTGTGGGTCTTTGTGCAAGAGCGCAACACCTTCATCATCGATCAAGTGGCGGCAGGCATGGCCGAGGGCGTGCGTAACACAGAGGACCAAAGTGCGGCCATCGAGCCTTATTTCGGAATCAGCGTGACTGAACGTAACACCTTTGGACAAGGGCTAGAGCTTTCTTTGGCCACGGCCTTGTCTGCATCTCAGCAGGGATTTCGTTTGCGGTTTGAATACCCCCGCGCCGTCAATCGCGAGCTGGCGCTTCGAGCAGTGGCTTTCGTGAATAATGCCCGGGAGTTTTTTGGCGGCGATGGCGTTCGTGTGAGCATTCAATGCCCGCCGGTCGATCCCGATCATCCGGAGCCCTGCCCCGAGGAGATCCGCGCAAAAAACGCGGTCGTCAAGTATCGTCGCATGGGGCTTAGCATTGGCACGAGTCAGGATATAAGCAACGTCCTGCGCTACCATTTGGATTGGCAAGGCGAACTTGTGGATGTCACCGCCTTGCCCGATGCCGCGACTGAGCGTCGCGGAGACGAAGTCATCCCCATCGATTTTTCCATCAATCCGGACCAAAGCTGGATTTCTATGATGCGCATCGGACTGAGTTACGATCGTCGTGATAATCCCGCGCTCACGACGCGCGGGTTGTGGGTGAATTTTCGGGGTGATCTGGCAACCCGGATTTTGCTGAGCGATTATGACTTCGTCCGGCTACAGCTCTCCATTCGACATTGGTTTTCTTTGCCTTGGAAGCATGTGCTCAGGGTGAGTGCGTTTGGGGGGCTGATCTATGGGCGGGCTCCCTTCTTTTATAAGTTCTACGTCGCCGATCTCAGTGATCTACTGCCATCGCGTATGCTGGAGCTCAACTTCGATCGCCGAACTCCTCCAAGTCTCCTCGGCACGGCGGTCAAAGAAATGCGCAGTGAAGACATCGCCGCGCGGCTTGATTTTGAATACGCGCTGCCGCTACATCGGGCGAGCAAAGGCACACGCGCTGTAGATCTGTTTTTTGGAGGAGGCTTGTATTTTCTCGCTTCGCGCCGGGACCTGGAAGTGGGCATTTCCGGCTATGAAGGGTTTTCACGCGTGCCCGTGGA encodes:
- a CDS encoding Glu/Leu/Phe/Val dehydrogenase encodes the protein MNTERYQFFDVIQGYLEKAAALIQLPPHVAKLLAQPKNELIVYFPVQMDSGEIRVFKGYRIQHNNLLGPYKGGLRYHETVSLDDLKALASMMTWKCALMEIPFGGAKGGVKVNPRDLSTDELMRLTRRFTHALGSNIGPDYDIPAPDVGTNAQIMVWMMDTYMNTIGHVEKNAQRRIVTGKSITSGGSHGREKATAQGVVHCITEWAREQRMDLEAKTAIVQGFGNVGSNTAMLLAKLGVSTLAVGDHSGYMQNPEGFNPHKLAEYCKQHGSIDGYPQGQPCSREAFFATKADIFVPAALENQVGEEEAHLLDVRLVAEGANGPTNPKGEIILQERGIDIIPDILANSGGVTVSYYEWVQNRRSETWDLEEVDERLEKAMKRAYQRVSLMARQLNCSKRLACYGLALHALKAAYMERGIFP
- the uppS gene encoding di-trans,poly-cis-decaprenylcistransferase, giving the protein MAALVDLQNLPAHIAVVMDGNGRWAERQHQHRTFGHQSGSEAVRRTVRASRRLGIRALTLYAFSEQNWQRPSSEIEILMQLLEEFLAKEREEVIQNQIRFIPLGRTGRLPQKLVTLLRALEEETRHMSGMALAIALSYGGREEIADAAQSLARQVEQGSLRAEQVTLSALENTLPSMQVGEVDLLIRTGGEQRISNFLLWGAAYAELYFSQTFWPDFGERDLYEAICAYQSRERRYGKLSRAESVPLLTSNADGVTS
- a CDS encoding BamA/TamA family outer membrane protein, translated to MVSPLLIRAWICFAGISMLGACPSAALAQTPPGLPVKNREAVAAGNIRYVLESIKISGNHHTATRVIEDYLELRSGDVLDVEDPRLVAVRWRLLGTGYFDTVRLELARGSRRGRVVLWVFVQERNTFIIDQVAAGMAEGVRNTEDQSAAIEPYFGISVTERNTFGQGLELSLATALSASQQGFRLRFEYPRAVNRELALRAVAFVNNAREFFGGDGVRVSIQCPPVDPDHPEPCPEEIRAKNAVVKYRRMGLSIGTSQDISNVLRYHLDWQGELVDVTALPDAATERRGDEVIPIDFSINPDQSWISMMRIGLSYDRRDNPALTTRGLWVNFRGDLATRILLSDYDFVRLQLSIRHWFSLPWKHVLRVSAFGGLIYGRAPFFYKFYVADLSDLLPSRMLELNFDRRTPPSLLGTAVKEMRSEDIAARLDFEYALPLHRASKGTRAVDLFFGGGLYFLASRRDLEVGISGYEGFSRVPVDLTFDVGIRIDTDVGVFQLAFSNLMGFLVL
- a CDS encoding DnaJ domain-containing protein, yielding MSEPDFYKVLGVSKTADAPQIKAAYRKLARELHPDRNPGNKSAEDRFKQVSRAYEVLADPKKRKLFDEFGEVGLKEGFDPEQMRQYQRWGGGANVPREGGFQWSGNLEDLLRGAGGSGGGSVGDISDIFGNFTGRAGRRQPRSMPGRDIETSITLPFMEAIRGGEKDVSFQDPGTGRPKRLRIRVPAGIEDGHTLRLRGQGLEGTNGGPPGDLMVKVDIGPHPFLWREGRELHMKVPVTVPEAWRGAKVLVPTPQGEVSLRIPPATQGGAILRLKGKGITFGRGKTGDLFAHIQIGIPKDTSHAEGITDAIAALEKAYDHDIRAALKL
- a CDS encoding phosphatidate cytidylyltransferase, with the protein product MRSNLTKRLLSAAVMIPLALWIILGAPPYVFVAAVGLCAAFCTWELLRMVYPELRRLQILGALIALAGFLVSRYAENNTDLIAVWTLLLMLLAIVGLLSLGKRSEYHSKVAWLLLPPFYIGLPLITLAWLHAEPDGPQWVILALTLAFVADTGGYIVGRLWGKDKLAPYISPNKTIQGALGGLGGSVLAALIAHAWYLPNIPLLNAIMLGIVGGACGQAGDLFESLIKRGFAVKDSSHLIPGHGGLLDRLDAVLFTSACTWLYVQL